The following is a genomic window from Brevibacterium limosum.
ACTTCCACGGTCGAGTGCACAAGCCGATGGCGAAGGTCCTCATCAAGGAACTCGAACCCTACCGGCTGCTCTTCATCGAAGAACCTGTGCTGTCCGAGCACTTTGGTTCGCTGCGCGACGTCATGGCGAACACACCGACACCGATCGCGCTGGGGGAGCGGCTGTTCTCTCGGTGGGACTTCCGCGAAGTGATTGCCTCGGGCGCCGTGGACATTATCCAGCCCGACGTTTCCCATGCTGGTGGCATCACCGAGACGCGGAAGATTGCGATGATGGCCGAAGCCTACGATGTGGCACTCGCACTGCACTGCCCGCTGGGGCCGATCGCACTCGCCTCCTGCCTGCAGGTCGATGCCGGCAGCTACAACGCCTTCATCCAGGAACAGAGCCTGGGGATCCATTACAACACGAGCAACGACTTGCTCGACTACGTCACCGACCCGTCGGTGTTCACCTACGACGACGGCATGATCGACATCCCGTCAGGCCCCGGACTCGGCATCGAGGTCAACGAAGAGTACGTCATCGAACGCTCCGCTGAAGGACACCGGTGGCGCAACCCGATCTGGCGCCACAGCGACGGCTCCTTCGCGGAATGGTGAGGAGAGACCGATGACGAAGCTCGATAATCTGAAGGTCACTAAACCGACTCGAATCCGCTACATCATCGCGGTTCTCCTCTTCATCACCGTCGTCATCAACTACATGGACCGGGCAAACCTGTCCATTGCGATGCCGGCACTGTCTCAGGAATTCGATCTCACCACGGGGCAGCAGGGTCTGCTGCTCTCGGCGTTCGGATGGACCTACGCTGCGATGCAGCTGCCTGGCGGATGGCTCGTCGACCGAGTCCGACCGCGAGTCCTCTACGCCTCCTGCCTCGTGCTGTGGTCGCTGGCCACCCTGTTTATGGGAATGTCCGGCGGATTCGTCGCGCTCATCATTCTGCGGCTCATGGTCGGCGGCTTTGAAGCACCCGCGTACCCGATCAACAACAAGGTCGCGACCGCATGGTTCCCGGAGCGTGAGCGCGGTCGAGTCATCGCCTTCTACACCTCCGGGCAGTTCATTGGTCTCGCACTGCTCACCCCGGTGCTCTCATGGCTGCAGACAGTGCTCACCTGGCACTGGGTGTTTATCCTCACCGGTGTCGTCGGCATCATCTGGGCCGCGATCTGGTGGTTCGTCTACCGCGAACCGCGCGACAAGGCCGGCGTCAACCAGGACGAAATCGACCTCATCGCCTCAGGCGGGGGACTTGTCGACGTCGAAAGCGGCGTGAAGAAGGAGGCGAAGCCGAAGCTCAAGTGGTCCGACGTCAAGGTCGTGCTGACGAGGCGGAAGCTGTGGGGCATCTACCTCGGCCAATTCTGTCTGACGTCGACGCTGTGGTTCTTCCTTACCTGGTTCCCGACCTACCTCGTCGACTACCGCGGAATGGACTACATCGAGTCCGGATTCATGGCGTCACTGCCGTTCATTGCAGCTCTCGTCGGTGTGCTGCTGTCAGGCACGGTCTCGGACCTTATGGTCAAGCGCGGCTTGTCACTCGGAATGGCCCGGAAGCTGCCGATCATCATCGGCCTGGCGATGACGGTGTTCATGCTCGGCGCGAACTACACGGACTCCTCGGTGTGGGTCATCGTGTTCATGTCGATCGCGTTCTTCGGCAATGGGTTCGCTTCGATCACCTGGTCGCTGGTGTCTGCGCTTGCACCTGAGCGACTGTTGGGTCTGACAGGAGGCATGTTCAACTTCATCGGCAACCTCTCGTCGATTGCAACACCGATCGTCATCGGCTTCCTCGTCACCGACATCGACTTCGCCCCGGCGTTCGTCTACATGGCCGCCGTCACCATTGTCGGTGTGCTGTCTTACGTGTTCCTCGTCGGGAAGGTTGAACGCGTCGAGGAGTAGGTATTACTCCAGACTCCGGACGATCCGACGGTTGCGGGCTTCAATAAACTCATTGTTCGCCTGCAGATAGTCGATGAGATCGCCCGGAGTCTTCGGCACAGCCGGGGTGGAGAAATCATCAAATCGATGTAGAAACCTGATCTGCGAAGTCTGGCTGTCCCAGAGGTCATCGAGGAGGAAGAACTCGACGTACTCCGGGAAGCTCGAGAACAGTTCGAAGAAGTCGGCGTATCTCTGCAGCGCGGTTGCCAAAGGGCTCGCTTCACCGAGATAGTGACGGCGGATGCATTCGAGAGTGAGGTCGAAGCGGTCCGCGATGCGCGGGTGGAACCCCCTTGCACCATTGATTGTGGAAGCGCCATCAATGCGATTGCCGGGAAAGATGATCGCGCTGCCGATCGTATA
Proteins encoded in this region:
- a CDS encoding MFS transporter, encoding MTKLDNLKVTKPTRIRYIIAVLLFITVVINYMDRANLSIAMPALSQEFDLTTGQQGLLLSAFGWTYAAMQLPGGWLVDRVRPRVLYASCLVLWSLATLFMGMSGGFVALIILRLMVGGFEAPAYPINNKVATAWFPERERGRVIAFYTSGQFIGLALLTPVLSWLQTVLTWHWVFILTGVVGIIWAAIWWFVYREPRDKAGVNQDEIDLIASGGGLVDVESGVKKEAKPKLKWSDVKVVLTRRKLWGIYLGQFCLTSTLWFFLTWFPTYLVDYRGMDYIESGFMASLPFIAALVGVLLSGTVSDLMVKRGLSLGMARKLPIIIGLAMTVFMLGANYTDSSVWVIVFMSIAFFGNGFASITWSLVSALAPERLLGLTGGMFNFIGNLSSIATPIVIGFLVTDIDFAPAFVYMAAVTIVGVLSYVFLVGKVERVEE
- the dgoD gene encoding galactonate dehydratase, which produces MKITSMTTFTVPPRWLFLKIETDEGIVGWGEPIIEGKAATVAAAVDELSDLLIGKDPANIEDLWTIMYRGGFYRGGPILMSAISGIDQALWDIKGKALGQPVHQLLGGKVRDRIRTYSWIGGDRPGDTAAAALETKNRGFTAVKMNATEELQFIDSYTKVDQVIENVQAIREATGEDFGIGVDFHGRVHKPMAKVLIKELEPYRLLFIEEPVLSEHFGSLRDVMANTPTPIALGERLFSRWDFREVIASGAVDIIQPDVSHAGGITETRKIAMMAEAYDVALALHCPLGPIALASCLQVDAGSYNAFIQEQSLGIHYNTSNDLLDYVTDPSVFTYDDGMIDIPSGPGLGIEVNEEYVIERSAEGHRWRNPIWRHSDGSFAEW
- a CDS encoding DUF6994 family protein; protein product: MESTIDVGFDFRTDTPPGKDADLLSPTLREYHRRLWSKQLPTGHTFTLTQGENAYLLHESSLGRFALSSDAITTRLKGRAAKVVKEIPSASLPPDLGYTIGSAIIFPGNRIDGASTINGARGFHPRIADRFDLTLECIRRHYLGEASPLATALQRYADFFELFSSFPEYVEFFLLDDLWDSQTSQIRFLHRFDDFSTPAVPKTPGDLIDYLQANNEFIEARNRRIVRSLE